CGCGAGGCACGGCGGATGCTGCCGGAGGCGCTCAACGATCGGCTGCGCCACCAGGCGCGGCGGCTGGGGGTGAGTCTGGCTAGCCTTTGCCATCTGGCCTGGGCCCAGGTGATGGCGCTGAGCAGCGGGCGCGAGCAGGTGGTGTTCGGCACGGTGCTGTTCGGCCGCATGCATGCGGGTGCCGGCGCCGACCGTACCATGGGCTTGTTCATGAATACCTTGCCGTTGCGGCTGGATCTGGATGAGACCGGGGTCGAGGAAAGTGTGCGTATCGCCCACGCCCGTCTGGCCGAATTGCTCTCACACGAGCATGCCTCGCTGGCATTGGCGCAACGCTGCAGCGATATTGCCGCACCAGCGCCACTGTTCAGTGCGCTGCTGAACTATCGCCACAACACGCCGGCCATGGCCGGCGAGGGAACAAGCGACGTGCTGTCCGGCATGGAATGGCTGGGGGACGAGGAACGGACCAACTACCCGCTGACATTGTCGGTGGATGATTTTGGTCAGGAGCTGGGGCTCACGGCGGATGCGGTCGAACCGATCTCCGCCGATCGGATCTGCGGCTACATGCAGCGGGCGCTCGAGCAACTGGTCGACGCGCTGGAGCAAGCGCCCGATAGGCCGGTGCGCGAGCTCGACATTCTTCCGGCTGAGGAGCGCAGCTACCTGCTGGAGGAGTTGAACCGGACGGAAGCGGACTATCCGTCGGATCTTTGCGTGCATGCGCTGTTCGAGGCGCAGGTGCGCCGGGCGCCCGACGCGGTCGCACTGGTCTTCGAAGAGCAGTCGATCTCCTATGGCGCGCTCAATGCCGATGCCAACCAGCTGGCCCATCATCTGATCGGGCTCGGGGTGAGGCCGGACCAGCCAGTGGCGATCTGCGTCGAGCGCAGCCCGGCGATGGTGGTGGGACTGCTGGCGATCCTCAAGGCCGGCGGCGCCTATGTGCCGCTCGACCCGGCCTATCCCAGCGAACGGCTGCGGCAGTTGCTCGACGATGCCGGCCCGCGGCTGCTGCTTTGCGACGCAGCCGGCCGCGCGGCGTTGGGCGCCGAGGCAATCGCCAATCTGAGCGTGGTCGATCTCAATGCGGCCACGCCCGCCTGGGCCGACCAGTCCGCTGACGATCCCGACCCGCATGCCCTCGGCCTGACAGCGCGCCACCTCGCCTATGTCATCTACACATCGGGATCCACCGGCACGCCGAAGGGCGTCATGGTCGAGCATGCAAGTGTTCTCAATGTTCTACGCGCTCTTTTAGATGTATCGGGCCTCACAGAGCGCGATTCACTCCTCGCGTGCGTATTTCGGAAGAACGGGACAGTCGTTTCACTAAATCGCGGACAGTGGTTTCACTAATTCCGGGACAGCATGGTGTGGTCGATTTTCGCCTGCCTGGTTGAAGTCATGAGCGATTGATTTCGCCGTTTTCAGCGCCGGTCAAGTGGGATGGTGTTTTTTGCCGTCGCATGCTGTCGCCTTCAAGGGCAATGCGGTGCGCATTGTGGATGATCCGATCGAGGATTGCGTCTGCGATGGTCGGTTCTCCGATCATGTCATGCCACTGGGCGACAGGAAGCTGCGCGGTGATGAGCGTTGATTTCCGGCGATAGCGTTCCTCGAAGATTTCCAGCAGGTCGAGGCGTTGTTGATCTGTGAGCGTGTGCGTTCCCCAGTCGTCGAGGATCAGCAACTGGACGCGGGCGAGTTTGTCGACCAGGCGTGGAAAGCGGCCGTCAAGCCTGGCAAGGCCCAGATCTTCGAACAGACGCGGCATACGCAGGTAGAGGATGGAATGATCGAGCCGGGCAGCCTGACGGCCGAAGGCGCAGGCGAGCCAGGTTTTTCCCGTGCCGGTCTGGCCGGTGATGATCATATTCTCATGTGCCTTCAACCACGCCCCTTGCGCAAGCGACAGAGTGTTGCGGCGGTCGAGACCACGATGAGCGGCAAAGTCGATGTTCTCGATGCAGGCGTCGGGAAAGCGGAGCTTTGAAGCTGCAAGCCGGTTGGTCAGGCGCTTGTCGGATCGCAGAGCCGTTTCCCGATCGAGCATCAGGCCGAGCCACTCGTCGCGGCTGAGATCGCTGCTGTTGTTCTGAGCGGCAAGTTCGCGATAGGCCGTTGCCATTCCGGCAAGGCCAAGGGCCTGCATCTGATCGAGGGTTGGATGTGTCAGCATGGGTCTTTCCTTTCCTTCACTGGTAATAGGAGCCGCCGCGGATGTTGGTGTGCGGCGGGGTGGGTTTTGCCGGGTCTGTCTGGGGTTTGGTTCGATCGAGACCGGATTTGAGAATGGCGGCGACAGAGGAATAGGTGATGGAGTTGATGACCAGCGCCCGCTCGCACGCCGCTTCCAGGCGATCCGTCTCGTAACGGCGGGCAAGGGACAGAATGCCGAAGGCCGAGCGATATCCTTGTTCGGGATGAGGACGATCGCGCATCATCCGCTCGACCAGAATGGCGGTGTTCACCCCGATCCTTGCCGCCTGGTTCAAAAGCGATGCCGGCGTCGTGTTGGCATAACGCTGGTGGGATTTGGGCATATGCTCGTTGACCGTCACATGCCCGGATCGCTGAGAACGCCTGATATGGCTGGCAATCCGCTTGTGATCGAGAAATACCTCGACCACCCGGTGGGTCAGACGCACATCAACCTGTCGGCCGATCAAGCGGTGCGGCACAGAGTAGAAGGTCTTGTCGACCTCGACATGGTAATCGGGATGGACCTTCGCCGATTTCCATTCCGCATAGTCGAACGGCGTTGCTGGCAGCGGCGCAAGCGCCTTTCTCTCTACCTCCTCGAACAGGTCTCGGCGCGACTTTCCGATGTGGCGCATCGGGCGGTTGTTCAAGTCGTCAAGCAGAACCGAGATCGCGGCATTCAGATCAGCCAGACTGAAGAAGCGTC
The DNA window shown above is from Rhizobium leguminosarum and carries:
- the istB gene encoding IS21-like element helper ATPase IstB produces the protein MLTHPTLDQMQALGLAGMATAYRELAAQNNSSDLSRDEWLGLMLDRETALRSDKRLTNRLAASKLRFPDACIENIDFAAHRGLDRRNTLSLAQGAWLKAHENMIITGQTGTGKTWLACAFGRQAARLDHSILYLRMPRLFEDLGLARLDGRFPRLVDKLARVQLLILDDWGTHTLTDQQRLDLLEIFEERYRRKSTLITAQLPVAQWHDMIGEPTIADAILDRIIHNAHRIALEGDSMRRQKTPSHLTGAENGEINRS